A stretch of the Trichocoleus desertorum ATA4-8-CV12 genome encodes the following:
- a CDS encoding glutathione S-transferase, whose protein sequence is MQPPIESPALRLITIPVSHYCEKARWALDRLQVDYVEERHAPLFSRLATWQLGAGAKVPVLVTQTEVVADSTQILQYVDQVFALEHKLYPSDPDLRREVEELEELFDARLGVALRCWVYFHLLPRSDLTLPVWCEGTPTLERRLTPVLFPLTRQLIAKALNVTAESEATAFSETKHIFEMVSQRLSDGRRYLVGNTFTAADLTFAALAAPVLMPKEYGVTLPEFEELPPGMAVRVAELQAMPATAYALRLFQEERHNVQPTSTNLAGG, encoded by the coding sequence ATGCAACCACCCATTGAAAGCCCTGCCCTCCGTCTGATTACGATTCCAGTGAGCCATTATTGCGAGAAAGCTCGGTGGGCTCTAGATCGGCTTCAGGTAGATTACGTGGAAGAACGTCATGCTCCCTTGTTTAGTCGCCTTGCTACCTGGCAGTTAGGAGCTGGGGCCAAGGTTCCAGTCTTAGTCACGCAGACAGAAGTTGTGGCTGACTCAACCCAAATTTTGCAGTACGTAGATCAGGTTTTCGCCCTCGAACACAAGCTATATCCTAGCGACCCAGATTTGCGACGAGAGGTTGAGGAGCTAGAAGAATTGTTCGATGCTCGCTTGGGAGTGGCTTTGCGATGCTGGGTCTACTTCCACTTGCTGCCCAGGAGCGATCTAACCCTGCCAGTGTGGTGTGAAGGTACTCCAACCCTAGAGCGGCGCTTAACCCCAGTTTTATTTCCACTCACTCGTCAGCTAATTGCTAAAGCGCTAAATGTCACCGCTGAGTCAGAAGCCACAGCTTTTAGTGAAACCAAGCATATTTTTGAAATGGTCAGCCAGCGACTATCGGATGGCCGACGTTATCTGGTTGGCAATACTTTCACGGCTGCTGATTTAACCTTTGCAGCTCTTGCAGCTCCTGTCTTAATGCCCAAAGAGTATGGCGTTACGCTACCTGAATTTGAGGAGTTACCTCCGGGGATGGCAGTGCGAGTTGCAGAGTTACAAGCTATGCCAGCCACTGCTTACGCGCTCAGATTATTTCAAGAAGAGCGCCATAACGTCCAGCCCACTTCAACCAATCTTGCAGGAGGCTAA
- a CDS encoding phosphoglycerate kinase, giving the protein MSKKTVANLSSSDLAGKRVLVRADFNVPLDDQGNITDDTRIRAALPTIQELTSKGAKVILCSHFGRPKGVDDSLRLTPVANRLSELLGKTVVKTDDCIGDEAAAKVGALQNGDVLLLENVRFYKEEEKNDPEFAKKLASLADLYVNDAFGTAHRAHASTEGVTHYLKPSVAGILIEKELKYLQNAIENPQRPLAAIVGGSKVSSKIGVIETLLDKVDKLFIGGGMIFTFYKARGLSVGKSLVEEDKLDLARALEAKAKEKGVELLLPTDVVVADNFAADANAQTVSIENIPDGWMGLDIGPDSIKVFQDALGQCKSVIWNGPMGVFEFDKFAQGTEAIAHTLADLTKQGVTTIIGGGDSVAAVEKVGVADQMSHISTGGGASLELLEGKELPGIAALDEA; this is encoded by the coding sequence GTGTCCAAAAAAACTGTAGCAAATTTATCGTCGTCCGATTTAGCTGGCAAGCGGGTTCTAGTCCGGGCTGACTTCAACGTACCCCTCGACGACCAAGGCAATATCACAGACGATACTCGCATCCGGGCCGCTCTGCCAACCATCCAAGAGTTGACCTCGAAGGGAGCCAAGGTAATTTTGTGCAGCCACTTTGGACGGCCCAAGGGCGTAGACGACAGCCTGCGTCTGACTCCTGTGGCTAACCGCCTCTCCGAGTTGCTGGGTAAAACCGTGGTCAAGACCGACGACTGCATCGGTGACGAAGCTGCGGCTAAAGTCGGTGCCTTGCAAAACGGTGATGTGCTGTTGCTAGAAAATGTCCGCTTCTACAAAGAAGAAGAAAAGAATGATCCTGAATTTGCCAAAAAGCTAGCTTCTCTGGCCGACCTATACGTGAATGACGCTTTCGGTACTGCTCACCGGGCGCATGCTTCCACCGAAGGTGTGACTCACTACCTCAAGCCTTCTGTCGCTGGCATTCTGATTGAGAAAGAACTCAAGTACCTACAAAACGCGATCGAAAATCCTCAGCGTCCTTTGGCAGCGATCGTTGGTGGCTCCAAAGTTTCAAGCAAAATCGGCGTCATCGAAACCCTGCTCGACAAAGTAGACAAGCTGTTCATCGGCGGCGGCATGATCTTCACCTTCTACAAAGCGCGGGGTCTGAGCGTGGGTAAGTCTCTGGTAGAAGAAGACAAGCTAGACCTCGCTCGCGCCCTAGAAGCGAAAGCCAAAGAAAAAGGAGTTGAGCTGTTGCTGCCTACCGATGTGGTAGTAGCTGACAACTTCGCGGCTGATGCCAACGCCCAAACCGTCAGCATCGAAAACATTCCCGATGGCTGGATGGGTCTGGATATTGGTCCCGACTCAATCAAAGTGTTCCAAGACGCGTTGGGCCAGTGCAAGAGCGTGATCTGGAACGGACCAATGGGTGTGTTCGAGTTTGATAAATTCGCCCAAGGCACCGAAGCGATCGCTCATACTCTGGCAGATCTAACCAAGCAAGGCGTAACCACCATCATCGGCGGCGGCGACTCTGTGGCTGCGGTGGAAAAAGTCGGCGTGGCAGACCAAATGAGCCACATTTCTACCGGGGGTGGGGCCAGCCTGGAACTGCTCGAAGGTAAAGAGCTACCTGGTATTGCCGCTCTAGATGAAGCGTAA
- a CDS encoding universal stress protein, with the protein MFKTVLFPIDQSRESRQAADTVAELVKFHHSRLIILSVVETPEPGEEAPSAEMASPEAIAELLKTARNLFSDQGIDTELIEREGKPAFTICDVADEIEVDLIIMGCRGLGLTEEGAADSVTNRVINLSPCPVLIVP; encoded by the coding sequence ATGTTTAAAACTGTTCTGTTTCCCATTGACCAAAGCCGCGAATCCCGTCAAGCTGCCGATACTGTGGCAGAGCTGGTGAAGTTCCATCACAGTCGCTTAATTATTTTGTCTGTGGTGGAAACACCAGAGCCTGGGGAAGAGGCTCCCAGTGCGGAAATGGCTTCCCCAGAAGCGATCGCGGAATTGCTGAAAACCGCTAGAAATCTGTTTTCGGATCAAGGAATTGACACCGAACTGATCGAACGCGAAGGCAAGCCTGCTTTCACCATCTGTGATGTTGCGGATGAAATTGAAGTTGACTTAATTATTATGGGCTGCCGAGGTCTAGGGCTGACTGAGGAGGGAGCCGCCGACAGTGTCACCAATCGGGTGATCAATCTTTCCCCCTGTCCCGTGTTAATCGTGCCCTAA
- a CDS encoding NERD domain-containing protein, producing the protein MPRAGQNVRVMARQRRTKAVLGFAIAALWVLLPWVLPWLLQFLFPTVVSLPSWLYLGCLVPAGFSYFRAQKLWSKANRADQGAAGEEAIAAVLTPLQSEGWQIEYGVRDRSVGDVDVFLLSPQGRAYTIDVKSHRGEVRSDGKQLYRQYGRSQYPFEKDFLQQATRQAVAMKKLKGLTFVTAIVAFSQAKVQVRENPVAKVYVVGKQDLLKCLRSLS; encoded by the coding sequence GTGCCACGGGCAGGACAAAATGTGCGGGTGATGGCTAGACAGCGCCGCACAAAAGCAGTGTTGGGGTTTGCGATCGCCGCGTTGTGGGTGTTGTTGCCCTGGGTGCTACCGTGGCTCCTCCAGTTTCTCTTCCCAACAGTTGTGTCGTTACCCAGTTGGCTCTATTTGGGCTGCTTAGTGCCAGCAGGTTTCAGCTACTTCCGAGCTCAAAAGTTATGGAGCAAAGCCAATCGCGCCGACCAAGGTGCAGCGGGAGAAGAAGCGATCGCGGCAGTCCTCACACCTCTGCAAAGCGAAGGCTGGCAGATTGAATATGGGGTGCGCGATCGCTCGGTCGGAGATGTAGACGTATTTCTGCTGTCCCCGCAAGGCCGAGCCTACACAATTGATGTCAAATCCCATCGGGGTGAGGTGCGGAGTGACGGCAAGCAGTTGTACCGCCAATACGGGCGATCGCAATACCCCTTCGAGAAAGACTTTCTGCAGCAAGCCACAAGGCAAGCCGTCGCGATGAAAAAGTTAAAGGGCTTAACCTTTGTGACTGCGATTGTGGCCTTCTCTCAAGCGAAGGTACAGGTTAGAGAGAACCCAGTGGCAAAAGTTTATGTGGTAGGCAAACAGGATTTATTGAAGTGTTTGCGATCGCTCTCTTGA